GGCCGAACCAGTGGTACCGGATGCGGTTGAACCCGGTGGCATGAAGGTCGGTCCAGTCCTTCACACCTCCGAACGGTTTGATCCGCCTCGCCCGAGCGGGCCATCCCGCGGCGAACTTATCGCCCGCATCGTCGGCATCGGTCGCCAGGTACCAGGGAGAGGCGGGGAGTAGCGCCCGGAACAGCCCGGAGGTCAGGGCGCTGGATGCGCTCCCGATCGTGACGACCGCCGCATGAGTTCCGATCTCCTGACCGAGCAGCAAGGCGTCGAATTCGCCCTCGACGACCACGAGAGGGAAACCGGGGCGCACCCTGGCGAGGTTGGGAAAAGCCTTTGGAGCGTCGCGGAGGATCTCCAGATACTTCGGGTCTCGCCCGTCCGTCCGGCGGAGCTTGATGCAGGCCAGGCGATCGCCGTCGAACCAGGGGATCACGATCCCGGATGCGGTGTAAGGCTTGCCCTCCCGAGTCACCAGGTCGGCCCGCGGCGTCCAGCCCAGCCGGGCGGCCCTGATCGTCTCGTCCTGCAATCCGCGTTCAGCCCGTAGGTATTCCAGCCATCGGGCCCCGGAGTCGCTCCAGAGGGCCTCCAGGGCGTTCTCGACGAGCTTCCGGCCGGACGACTGACCCAACCCCCTCGGCTTGGGCGGAGGGGGCGGAGCCTGGATCTTTGGTTTCGGCGGTTGGTACGTCCCGGACTCGGGGAGGTACAACCCCACGATCTCCGCCGCCCGTCGGGCGCTGGCGGGAAACTCCAGGTGCTCGATCTCGGCGACCAGGTCGGCCGCATCGCCGCCCTTGCCGCACCCGAAGCATTTCCAGTGCGGTCGGCGAGGCTCCAGCCCGAATGATGGAGACCGCTCATCGTGGAACGGGCATCGCCAGAGGGACCGCCCGCTCTCCCTCTTGACCGGGGGCCCCAAGAGCGCCTCTGCCAGCGTGGGGAGGTCGACTTGGGCCCGGATCGACTTCCAATCGAACCGGCTCCGAGGCACTTGCACCGACCAGGAACCGGAGATTGGGGCTTTCATTCCCACGGCTACTCTCTCCTTGTACACGACCGCCAAAACCGCCAGAACCGACAGAACCCGGGCTGCGAACAATTCGCGTTCATGGCGTCATGTGGTTTTGGCGGTTCTGGCGGTTTTGTCCGGGTGCCAAGGCGGGATTGACGTCGTACGCGGGAGACTTCGGGCGGCCGCCGGCCGACCCGGGAGGCGGCAGGTCTTTCGGGCGAATAACGTTCGCCTTGACCATCCGAACCAAGGCCTTCGACAGGTCGTCGGGCGTGATCCACTCCCGGGCCTTCTTCGCGTCGCGCTCGTTGAACGACGCCATCCCCTTCTCGCGGAGCCAAGCGACGAGCGCGTTGAGGGCCTTCGCCTCGGGGCCTTCGCAGCCCGAATGGGCGACGGAGTGGACTCGTCGGGCGTGGCTCTTGAAGTAGGCGACGAGCCGCCATGCGTCCTCGACGGTCCTCTCGCCGACGTCCGGGACGGCCGACTCGTCGGCGGTCGGGTCGGCGGCATGGTGGAGCAGTTCGAGGATCAGGGCGAGCCGGCCGGCGTAGTCACGCAGTTTCCCCCACGCCCCCCGCAAGGTCGGCGGGAAGTCCGAAGAGTTCATCTCAACCGAATGGGCGTCGTACGAGCGTCGCCAGGCCGCGGCGGCGGCCGGAGTGAAGAATGCGACGTGCGGGACGTCCCGACCGTCCTTGTAGTTCATGGGACGCGACCAGAGGCGGCCGACGACCTGTCGCCATCCCTCTGCGACGACCTCGGGCACTCCGGCGTTCGACCATTCCGGCACCGGGAGGGAGTCGGGGTAGGCGAACAAGAACCGCTCGATGAACCCGTCGGCCCTCCCCTTGCCGTCCACGATCTCGCCGAGCATGTCCGGCGGCAGCCCGCCGACGATCGACATCATGGGGTGCGGGCATCGGATCGGCTCGTGGTTCTCGTGGGCCACCCGGTCTTTCTTGAGTGCGTCCCCGGACCAGATCTTCAAGACGGCCGCACGGTCGTTCCCCTTGCCGCCCTTGTATTGGTTCAGGCCCATCACGAGGGCGGTCAGCTCGTCGCGGACCATGACCAGGCCGCGTGGGTTGTCGGCGAGGATCAGCGGCAGGGCCTCCATCGTGACGTCGTCCACGTCGATCCGCCTGGGCCGCGGAGGAGCGGGAGGCTTCGACTGCTTCTTGCCGTCCGGTCCAGGCCGCTCGTACTCTTCCTTCCATCGCTCGATCGCCTGGGAGTGCTCCAGGGCGAGCACCTCGTCGATCGCCCGCAGCGGAGCCGAGACGGCCTTGAGGGCCGGAGTCTTCCCGTCGGACGGAGGTCCGACCGGGGCCGCGAAGACGCACGCCCCGACGAAATAGCCGTCCTTGAGCTTGAGAGAGGCGGAACGGCCGATCGCCCCGGCGGCCACGGCGAGGAGCGGGACTCCGAGGAAGTCGATCGGGCAGCCGATCGCGGACGCGCCCTCCAGCACGAGGTCCGCGGCGGGCGGCGGCAGCACGTCGACCGGGAACGATTCGACGCTCGGCAGCTCGCCTAGTCGGAGCGGCGGCCACTCTTCGGGCGAGTGGTCGGCCGGCTCGGGGCCGTCGGGGTCGGCGTTGCAGATGTCCTGCACCAGCGATTCGGATACTGCGTCGTCCCAGGCGGCGCAGGCTCCGTCGAAGACCTTCTGGCGACCGCCGCCGAGAGGGGCGGCGTTCATCCGGTTCGCCAAGGCTCGGAATCGGTCGTC
The DNA window shown above is from Paludisphaera mucosa and carries:
- a CDS encoding CHC2 zinc finger domain-containing protein, with the protein product MKAPISGSWSVQVPRSRFDWKSIRAQVDLPTLAEALLGPPVKRESGRSLWRCPFHDERSPSFGLEPRRPHWKCFGCGKGGDAADLVAEIEHLEFPASARRAAEIVGLYLPESGTYQPPKPKIQAPPPPPKPRGLGQSSGRKLVENALEALWSDSGARWLEYLRAERGLQDETIRAARLGWTPRADLVTREGKPYTASGIVIPWFDGDRLACIKLRRTDGRDPKYLEILRDAPKAFPNLARVRPGFPLVVVEGEFDALLLGQEIGTHAAVVTIGSASSALTSGLFRALLPASPWYLATDADDAGDKFAAGWPARARRIKPFGGVKDWTDLHATGFNRIRYHWFGLLPFRPSWEELESQRWGDEPASSEVPWADQNPQNQGSEPNDDVPISLEWLAEFNAGLSRNLGRCDTT
- a CDS encoding DUF3987 domain-containing protein → MNLGFYNAWCFARLLADHTLNGELDRIDDRFRALANRMNAAPLGGGRQKVFDGACAAWDDAVSESLVQDICNADPDGPEPADHSPEEWPPLRLGELPSVESFPVDVLPPPAADLVLEGASAIGCPIDFLGVPLLAVAAGAIGRSASLKLKDGYFVGACVFAAPVGPPSDGKTPALKAVSAPLRAIDEVLALEHSQAIERWKEEYERPGPDGKKQSKPPAPPRPRRIDVDDVTMEALPLILADNPRGLVMVRDELTALVMGLNQYKGGKGNDRAAVLKIWSGDALKKDRVAHENHEPIRCPHPMMSIVGGLPPDMLGEIVDGKGRADGFIERFLFAYPDSLPVPEWSNAGVPEVVAEGWRQVVGRLWSRPMNYKDGRDVPHVAFFTPAAAAAWRRSYDAHSVEMNSSDFPPTLRGAWGKLRDYAGRLALILELLHHAADPTADESAVPDVGERTVEDAWRLVAYFKSHARRVHSVAHSGCEGPEAKALNALVAWLREKGMASFNERDAKKAREWITPDDLSKALVRMVKANVIRPKDLPPPGSAGGRPKSPAYDVNPALAPGQNRQNRQNHMTP